The following DNA comes from Sinorhizobium mexicanum.
GTCTGGTCACGCATCACATCAGATCGGCCTCGACGCCGACATCTGGCTGACGCCGATGCCGCAAAGGACGCTGAGCTATCAGGAGCGCGAATCGATTTCCGCGACCTCGATGCTGCAGAAGAACAAGTTCCTGACGGTCGATCCGTCCATATGGACCCCCACGCACGCGCGGCTGATCATGATGGCGGCCAGCTATCCCCACGTCGAGCGCGTCTTCGTCAACCCGGCGATCAAGAAGAAGCTCTGCGACACGTGGAAGGGGGATCGTTCGGCGCTCGGCAAGGTCCGGCCGATCTATGGTCATGACTATCATTTCCACATTCGCATCAAGTGCCCCGAGGGTTCCGTCGGCTGCAAGGGCCAGGCGCGCGTGCCGGCGGGTGACGGCTGCGACAAGTCGCTCGCCTGGTGGTTCACCGACGAGCCGTGGGCGAAGCCGAAGAAGAAGCCGGAAAAGCCCGTGAAGCCGACATTTGCAAAGCTTTCGGATCTGCCGAAGGCTTGCGCCCTGGTGCTCGACGGCCCGCCTCCGGCCTCCGAGCAAGAGGTGACTTACGGCACGGCCTACCGGTCCGCAACCACCGCTTCCGCTCCCGCAACCGCGGTTCCCGCCGCCGCGACGAGCATCGAAGCCGTCATCGGTGCTGCGACCGCGGCGCCTTTGGAAAACGTTCCGGTCCCCCTGCCGCGTCCGGCGCTGCAATAGACGACCGAACGGACGCGCCTCACGAGGGGCCGGCACGATGGTCCGCCGGTCCCGCTGCCTTTCCAATCACGCGATGCTCATGTATAGGGCTTTCAAATCGATTTAAAATTGACGCTGGAGAGGCTATATGGCCGATCGGAAATGTCTTGCGCTGATTGCCCACGATCAAAAGAAGGATGATCTCGCCGCCTTCGCAAAGGAAAACGAGGCGGTGTTGTCCAAATGGAAGATCGTCGCCACCGGCACGACCGGCGGCCGGGTTCTCGAGGCCTGTCCCGGACTCGATATCACGCGCCTGAAGAGCGGACCGCTTGGCGGCGACCAGCAGATCGGCGCGATGATCGCCACCGGCGACGTGGATTTCCTCATCTTTTTTGTCGATCCGCTGACGGCCATGCCGCATGATGTCGACGTCAAGGCGTTGATGCGCCTGGCGATCGTCTACGACATCCCGATGGCGCTGAACCGCGCAACGGCGGAAGAGTTGATCGCCTTCCGGCGCAACTGATACACAATCACGAACATTCCACATCGCGATCAGGACGGATTTTGCAATGCTTAGTGCGGGTGACCACGGCTTTCCCTTTCCGATACTGATCGGCGACATCGGTGGAACGAACGCCCGCTTCGCCCTGCTGGTTGACACCTATGCAGAACCGAAGCAACTGCCGCCGATCAAGACGGGCGATTTCCCGACGATCGAGGAGG
Coding sequences within:
- a CDS encoding methylglyoxal synthase, with amino-acid sequence MADRKCLALIAHDQKKDDLAAFAKENEAVLSKWKIVATGTTGGRVLEACPGLDITRLKSGPLGGDQQIGAMIATGDVDFLIFFVDPLTAMPHDVDVKALMRLAIVYDIPMALNRATAEELIAFRRN
- the mepA gene encoding penicillin-insensitive murein endopeptidase, with product MGLEIAAAFRRCGSAMLGLIVGASLLATEAASADGTPAKELFGAKALPAAMAPSSFGFYAKGCLAGGVAIPTDGPTWQAMRLSRNRRWGHPQMIALIERFSHDAAEKIGWPGLLLGDISQPRGGPMTSGHASHQIGLDADIWLTPMPQRTLSYQERESISATSMLQKNKFLTVDPSIWTPTHARLIMMAASYPHVERVFVNPAIKKKLCDTWKGDRSALGKVRPIYGHDYHFHIRIKCPEGSVGCKGQARVPAGDGCDKSLAWWFTDEPWAKPKKKPEKPVKPTFAKLSDLPKACALVLDGPPPASEQEVTYGTAYRSATTASAPATAVPAAATSIEAVIGAATAAPLENVPVPLPRPALQ